In Natronococcus occultus SP4, the following proteins share a genomic window:
- a CDS encoding DUF6149 family protein, whose product MKLRQNARHFASRKALETPVVRSVAKSSLVRLHTKIFTEKADPAHAETRTDRLDGFFDATMDTYLRALQEGYSEAEAREITHIQANFDFYNHGWTEMMEFPVDELDDHYDRYRDFFERWDITIDDPLGQFAPADGVPEAPSTPERLEEPEHPYAEGGFADDVYVETEDGELVVGGREEPADVDVSRAVGVDEDDT is encoded by the coding sequence ATGAAGCTTCGTCAGAACGCGCGTCACTTCGCCTCACGGAAGGCCCTCGAGACGCCGGTCGTTCGCTCGGTCGCCAAGTCGAGTCTCGTCCGACTGCACACGAAGATCTTCACGGAGAAGGCCGATCCCGCCCACGCCGAGACACGCACTGACCGCCTCGACGGCTTCTTCGACGCGACGATGGACACGTACCTGCGCGCGCTCCAGGAGGGGTACTCGGAGGCCGAGGCCCGGGAGATCACCCACATCCAGGCGAACTTCGATTTCTACAACCACGGCTGGACCGAGATGATGGAGTTCCCCGTCGACGAGCTCGACGACCACTACGACCGCTACCGCGACTTTTTCGAGCGCTGGGACATCACGATCGACGACCCGCTCGGCCAGTTCGCGCCCGCCGACGGCGTTCCCGAGGCGCCCTCGACCCCCGAGCGTCTCGAGGAGCCCGAACACCCCTACGCCGAGGGCGGGTTCGCCGACGACGTCTACGTCGAGACCGAGGACGGCGAACTGGTCGTCGGCGGCCGGGAGGAACCGGCGGACGTCGACGTCTCTCGAGCCGTCGGCGTCGACGAAGACGACACCTAG
- a CDS encoding NAD(P)/FAD-dependent oxidoreductase encodes MTEYVIIGDGISGSSAAETLREEDPESSITVITDEGEALYNRILIKEHAKGKLPEAPISIHDEEWYEERDIELSLNTHVTGVDTDEKVVYTHEDDEIPYDKLLIATGGTPTQLPVEGSDAEGIHHFWTFQDARKIRESAENAEKGVIVGAGLLGIDFAAVCGAQGVEGKYLMRGDRWWRYALSGEGAEIMHEGMREVGVDPVFDSGVDRFETDEDGRVTAAVDPNGDRYECDFAGVAIGLTFNTEYLGDIGLEQDNGIVVDQYMQTNLEDVYAAGDITRFYDVLLGEQAQNGSWGSAKEQGRIAGVNMAADGEAEEFEWVSSYSITHFDFPFLSFGHPTLGDDYAERKYSDTEWRRIAFKDGKVVGGVLIGDLSPQSKLKQLMREQRVVADQREVLLEETVDLDDLAPPQEQ; translated from the coding sequence ATGACCGAGTACGTCATCATCGGTGACGGGATCTCGGGCAGTTCGGCTGCCGAGACGCTCCGGGAAGAGGACCCGGAGTCTTCGATTACCGTCATCACCGATGAGGGGGAGGCGCTGTACAACCGGATTCTGATCAAAGAGCACGCGAAGGGGAAGCTTCCGGAAGCGCCGATCTCGATCCACGACGAGGAGTGGTACGAGGAGCGCGATATCGAACTCTCGCTGAACACTCACGTCACCGGCGTCGACACCGACGAGAAGGTCGTCTACACCCACGAGGACGACGAGATTCCCTACGACAAGCTCCTGATCGCGACCGGGGGTACCCCGACCCAGCTCCCGGTCGAGGGCAGCGACGCCGAGGGAATTCATCACTTCTGGACGTTCCAGGACGCCCGCAAGATCCGCGAAAGCGCCGAGAACGCCGAGAAGGGCGTTATCGTCGGCGCCGGACTGCTCGGCATCGACTTCGCCGCGGTCTGTGGTGCCCAGGGCGTCGAGGGCAAGTACCTGATGCGGGGCGACCGCTGGTGGCGCTACGCGCTCTCGGGAGAGGGTGCGGAGATCATGCACGAGGGGATGCGCGAGGTCGGCGTCGACCCCGTCTTCGACAGCGGCGTCGACCGCTTCGAGACCGACGAGGACGGTCGCGTCACTGCGGCCGTCGATCCGAACGGCGACCGCTACGAGTGTGACTTCGCCGGCGTCGCCATCGGGCTGACGTTTAACACCGAGTACCTCGGCGACATCGGGCTTGAACAGGACAACGGGATCGTCGTCGACCAGTATATGCAGACGAACCTCGAGGACGTCTACGCGGCCGGGGACATCACCCGCTTTTACGACGTTCTGCTGGGCGAGCAGGCCCAGAACGGCTCCTGGGGCTCCGCGAAGGAGCAGGGCCGGATCGCCGGCGTCAACATGGCCGCCGACGGCGAGGCCGAGGAGTTCGAGTGGGTGTCCTCGTACTCGATCACGCACTTCGATTTCCCCTTCCTTTCGTTCGGTCACCCGACGCTGGGCGACGACTACGCCGAACGCAAGTACAGCGACACCGAGTGGCGCCGCATCGCGTTCAAGGACGGCAAGGTCGTCGGCGGCGTCCTCATCGGCGATCTCTCCCCGCAGAGCAAGCTCAAACAGCTGATGCGCGAACAGCGCGTCGTCGCCGACCAGAGGGAGGTCTTGCTCGAGGAGACCGTCGACCTCGACGACCTCGCGCCGCCACAGGAACAGTAG
- a CDS encoding DUF7124 domain-containing protein: MNGGSDMTLAFELEALKELASPESVFEDARGWSEYIGVVSEQPTYVVTNYTRKNRIRQDFFSGPRGKEESLEAVKDQFDTDRYVFIGAAEADENLAERVDWEYLPVEDAAEAADWIVATDAEEAEEDAEPVRDDWP; the protein is encoded by the coding sequence ATGAACGGCGGTAGCGACATGACCCTGGCGTTCGAGCTCGAGGCGCTGAAAGAGCTTGCCTCACCCGAAAGCGTCTTCGAGGACGCCAGAGGGTGGAGCGAGTACATCGGCGTAGTCTCGGAGCAGCCGACCTACGTCGTGACGAACTACACGCGCAAAAACCGCATCCGGCAGGACTTCTTCTCGGGTCCTCGCGGCAAAGAGGAGAGTCTCGAGGCCGTCAAAGACCAGTTCGACACCGACCGGTACGTCTTCATCGGCGCCGCCGAGGCCGACGAGAACCTCGCCGAGCGGGTCGACTGGGAGTACCTCCCCGTCGAGGACGCCGCCGAGGCCGCCGACTGGATCGTCGCGACCGACGCCGAGGAGGCCGAAGAGGACGCCGAGCCGGTCCGGGACGACTGGCCCTGA
- a CDS encoding ABC transporter ATP-binding protein — translation MAAIELEGLTKRFGDIVAVDGLDLTVEEGEIFGFLGPNGAGKSTTIDVLLDFIRPTDGTATVLGHDAQADGRTVRSRTGVLPDGYHVYDRLTGRQHVAFALEMKDVDDDPDALLERVRIADAADRKAGGYSKGMRQRLVLAMALVGDPDLLVLDEPSTGLDPNGAREMREIIREENDRGTTVFFSSHVMEQVEAVCDRVAIIDRGQLVAVDTIDGLRDSTETGETLYVYVSELNEDVLERIRGLEGVASASIDDGRLRVAADGVSKFATLHAIDRVASVQDFSVVESSLEDLFVRYTNEDQEVEA, via the coding sequence GTGGCGGCGATTGAACTCGAGGGCCTGACGAAGCGGTTCGGCGACATCGTCGCCGTCGACGGACTCGACCTGACGGTCGAGGAGGGCGAAATCTTCGGCTTCCTGGGTCCGAACGGGGCGGGCAAGTCGACGACGATCGACGTCCTGCTGGATTTCATCCGTCCGACCGACGGAACGGCGACCGTGCTGGGCCACGACGCCCAGGCGGACGGCCGGACCGTCCGCAGCCGAACGGGCGTCCTTCCCGACGGCTACCACGTCTACGACCGACTGACTGGTCGCCAGCACGTCGCGTTCGCGCTCGAAATGAAAGACGTCGACGACGATCCCGACGCGCTGCTCGAGCGAGTCCGGATCGCCGACGCTGCCGACCGGAAGGCGGGCGGCTACTCGAAAGGGATGCGCCAGCGGCTCGTACTGGCGATGGCCCTGGTGGGCGATCCCGACCTGCTGGTTCTCGACGAACCCTCGACGGGGCTGGATCCCAACGGCGCCCGCGAGATGCGCGAGATCATCCGCGAGGAGAACGACCGCGGGACGACCGTCTTCTTCTCGAGTCACGTCATGGAACAGGTCGAGGCCGTCTGCGACCGCGTCGCGATCATCGACCGCGGCCAACTCGTCGCCGTCGACACGATCGACGGCCTCCGGGACTCGACCGAGACCGGCGAGACGCTGTACGTCTACGTTTCCGAACTGAACGAGGACGTCCTCGAGCGCATCCGAGGACTCGAGGGGGTTGCCAGCGCGTCGATCGACGACGGTCGGCTTCGCGTCGCGGCCGACGGCGTCTCGAAGTTCGCCACCCTGCACGCGATCGATCGCGTCGCGTCGGTACAGGACTTCTCGGTCGTCGAGTCCTCGCTCGAGGACCTGTTCGTCCGCTACACCAACGAGGACCAGGAGGTCGAGGCGTGA
- a CDS encoding ABC transporter permease subunit, whose amino-acid sequence MTWLTVAKKDFRDAVQSRALWALVVVFVALSLVSTYAYVEVPELFGSPAGATFGGLLFFTVGLISLFVPIAAIVVCYKSLAGERELGSIKLLLSLPTTRGQVFAGKVLGRAGVLAFGLGVGLVVGLGFGAALLGEIEAGAVVVFVLATLAFAAVYATIVVGISATTGSTSRATTLALGFFVVFELLWDVVPMAVLYVVEGFSFPATIPDWVFTVTQLSPSSAYFSTIAALLPDLADAVGAEPAQTGASVEVSAADAEPFYASPEIGIVVLGLWLVVPLAIGYYRFGGSDL is encoded by the coding sequence GTGACCTGGCTTACCGTCGCGAAGAAGGACTTCCGCGACGCCGTCCAGTCGCGGGCGCTGTGGGCGCTCGTCGTCGTCTTCGTCGCGCTCTCGCTCGTCTCCACGTACGCCTACGTGGAGGTCCCCGAGCTGTTCGGCTCGCCGGCGGGAGCGACGTTCGGCGGGCTGCTCTTCTTTACGGTCGGGCTCATCAGCCTGTTCGTCCCGATCGCCGCGATCGTCGTCTGCTACAAGTCCCTCGCGGGCGAGCGCGAGCTCGGCAGTATCAAGCTCCTGCTCTCCTTGCCGACCACCCGCGGGCAGGTCTTCGCCGGGAAGGTCCTCGGACGAGCCGGCGTCCTCGCGTTCGGGCTCGGCGTCGGCCTTGTGGTCGGGCTCGGCTTCGGCGCCGCGCTGCTCGGCGAGATCGAGGCCGGCGCAGTGGTGGTGTTCGTGCTGGCTACGCTGGCGTTCGCAGCGGTGTACGCGACGATCGTCGTCGGCATCTCGGCAACGACGGGGTCGACCTCGCGCGCGACGACGCTGGCGCTTGGCTTCTTCGTCGTCTTCGAGCTCCTGTGGGACGTCGTTCCGATGGCGGTGTTGTACGTCGTCGAGGGGTTCTCGTTCCCGGCGACGATTCCGGACTGGGTGTTTACCGTCACGCAGCTCTCGCCCTCCTCGGCGTACTTCTCGACGATCGCGGCGCTACTGCCCGACCTCGCCGACGCCGTCGGCGCAGAACCCGCCCAAACGGGCGCCAGCGTCGAGGTGAGCGCCGCCGACGCGGAGCCGTTCTACGCCAGTCCCGAGATCGGAATCGTCGTCCTCGGGCTGTGGCTGGTCGTTCCCCTCGCGATCGGCTACTACCGGTTCGGCGGATCGGACCTCTGA
- a CDS encoding DUF5815 family protein, whose protein sequence is MAEPRVPGPDPDDRLELPCGNSLDPHEIDLGMREYTCSCDETHAVVTDVHPPSRFFPESFVVVLQELIETDDEFEEFGTPHLLGVVMEEFPEDVATHDASDDGAVGYSMLWVTDFDARRLHEIVVELVVELMEHAISHAEDDTAVSEFERQMLEFDVGEFVEQYRRQREFESEHDRAL, encoded by the coding sequence ATGGCAGAGCCCCGCGTCCCGGGTCCCGACCCCGACGACCGCCTCGAGCTTCCCTGTGGGAACTCGCTCGACCCCCACGAGATCGACCTCGGCATGCGCGAGTACACCTGTTCCTGCGACGAGACCCACGCCGTCGTCACGGACGTCCACCCGCCCTCACGCTTTTTCCCCGAGTCGTTCGTGGTCGTCCTCCAGGAGCTGATCGAGACCGACGACGAGTTCGAGGAGTTCGGCACGCCGCACCTGCTCGGGGTCGTCATGGAGGAGTTCCCGGAGGACGTCGCCACCCACGACGCGAGCGACGACGGCGCGGTCGGCTACTCGATGCTGTGGGTCACTGACTTCGACGCCCGACGGCTACACGAGATCGTCGTCGAGCTCGTCGTCGAGCTGATGGAACACGCGATCAGCCACGCCGAGGACGACACCGCCGTCTCGGAGTTCGAACGACAGATGCTCGAGTTCGACGTCGGCGAATTCGTCGAACAGTACCGCCGCCAGCGGGAGTTCGAGAGCGAGCACGACCGGGCGCTGTGA
- a CDS encoding bile acid:sodium symporter family protein: MSIALLERIGRFTSTYLVVWVLLGSALALYAPSAFVPIGDYISPLLGVVMLGMGLTLTLEDFRRIAERPRDVFVGAAAQWTVMPLLAYALVAGLGVPWELGIGLVLVGAAPGGTASNVMTYLGRGDVALSVTITSVTSVAAPIVMPAWIVVLAGESITVTFAAMASEIVLIVLLPIVAGLGLRYLLERTAPSVARVGLSVFPAISALTIVVIVAAIVALNVGEIRAASAIVVLAVVVHNGLGLVGGYGVGSLAGMPAERSRACAFEVGLQNSGLAAALAVAFFDPLAALIPALFSVWHNVSGSVLATLFTRVDDTDARRYEPTVAND, from the coding sequence ATGTCGATCGCGCTTCTCGAGCGGATCGGTCGGTTCACCAGCACGTACCTCGTCGTCTGGGTGCTGCTCGGCTCGGCCCTCGCGCTGTACGCGCCGTCGGCGTTCGTCCCGATCGGGGACTACATCTCGCCGCTGCTGGGGGTCGTCATGCTCGGGATGGGGCTGACCCTGACCCTCGAGGACTTCCGGCGGATCGCCGAGCGGCCGCGGGACGTGTTCGTCGGCGCGGCCGCCCAGTGGACAGTGATGCCCCTGCTTGCCTACGCGCTCGTCGCCGGGCTCGGCGTTCCCTGGGAGCTCGGGATCGGGCTGGTGCTAGTCGGTGCCGCGCCCGGCGGAACCGCCTCGAACGTGATGACCTACCTCGGCCGCGGCGACGTCGCGCTCTCGGTGACGATCACGTCGGTGACGAGCGTCGCGGCGCCGATCGTGATGCCCGCCTGGATCGTCGTCCTCGCCGGGGAGTCGATCACCGTCACGTTCGCCGCGATGGCCAGCGAGATCGTCCTGATCGTCCTGCTGCCCATCGTCGCCGGGCTGGGACTGCGGTATCTGCTCGAGCGGACGGCGCCGTCGGTCGCCCGGGTCGGCCTTTCGGTGTTTCCAGCGATCAGCGCGCTCACGATCGTCGTGATCGTCGCAGCGATCGTCGCGCTCAACGTCGGCGAGATCCGCGCCGCGAGCGCGATCGTCGTCCTCGCGGTCGTCGTCCACAACGGACTCGGGCTGGTCGGCGGCTACGGCGTCGGCTCCCTGGCCGGGATGCCTGCAGAGCGGTCCCGCGCCTGCGCGTTCGAGGTCGGCCTCCAGAACAGCGGGCTCGCGGCCGCGCTCGCGGTCGCGTTCTTCGACCCTCTCGCCGCGCTGATCCCGGCGCTGTTCAGCGTCTGGCACAACGTCTCCGGCTCCGTCCTCGCGACGCTGTTCACGCGGGTCGACGACACGGACGCCCGTCGGTACGAGCCGACGGTCGCGAACGACTGA
- a CDS encoding DUF402 domain-containing protein, producing MTTARVRGIYATALTRLLNDDGVEVVQASEPIRERFEDSFVAAPADVSLETTRDRQGVELSGDPDAVASVAPRLAELAIDTFRWDDSVPRGAVFDAEVREADGGGGAVLDLGDGRRGYLAYDDADDYVDAGDRYRVQVREPTPPWDDDHPRVAPALEAEGGLCTLSQARSGVSASLSGERAEELVGMTDLLSVDVPEGWGVRWHRPAADADLEAMGTALEDAVGRAHELEAALSDAPETPGEPGRLAVPERTVWLWFGRESRLALDDHRRTVESTMPGHHRTKAADRAASAAVDFAEAVCGVDGFDGEFPFDAVSRQFGPLEGDRLEIGHGKPDGRLISLGYGDVTDRDPEGTITLERSMRGGGTYDALGVPKESGDVAVTKFREGRWWYPTTYRSEEGTAKGTYVNVCTPLELFPDCVRYVDLYVDVIRTPDGAVEIVDREELEDAIDDGLVAAPLGEKALGVAEAVERALSN from the coding sequence ATGACGACCGCGCGCGTTCGTGGTATCTACGCGACGGCACTGACGCGACTGCTGAACGACGACGGGGTCGAGGTCGTCCAGGCCTCCGAGCCGATCCGCGAGCGCTTCGAGGACTCCTTTGTGGCCGCGCCGGCGGATGTCTCGCTGGAGACCACCCGCGACCGACAGGGCGTCGAGCTGTCGGGCGACCCCGACGCCGTCGCGTCCGTTGCCCCACGGCTCGCGGAGCTGGCGATCGATACGTTCCGCTGGGACGACAGCGTCCCCCGCGGCGCGGTCTTCGACGCCGAGGTCCGCGAGGCCGACGGCGGGGGCGGCGCCGTCCTCGATCTGGGCGACGGCCGCCGGGGCTACCTCGCGTACGACGACGCCGACGACTACGTTGACGCGGGCGACCGCTACCGCGTGCAGGTTCGCGAGCCGACCCCGCCCTGGGACGACGACCATCCGCGGGTCGCCCCGGCGCTCGAGGCCGAGGGCGGGCTCTGTACGCTCTCGCAGGCCCGCAGTGGCGTCTCTGCGAGCCTATCCGGCGAGCGGGCCGAGGAGCTGGTCGGGATGACCGACCTCCTCTCGGTCGACGTCCCCGAGGGATGGGGAGTGCGCTGGCATCGTCCGGCCGCCGACGCGGACCTCGAGGCGATGGGCACAGCCCTCGAGGACGCGGTCGGTCGGGCTCACGAGCTCGAGGCGGCGCTTTCCGACGCCCCGGAAACGCCGGGCGAACCGGGTCGGCTGGCGGTTCCCGAACGGACCGTCTGGCTCTGGTTCGGCCGGGAGTCGCGGCTCGCGCTCGACGACCACCGTCGCACCGTCGAATCGACGATGCCGGGACACCACCGGACCAAGGCCGCCGACCGGGCCGCGAGCGCCGCCGTCGACTTCGCGGAGGCGGTCTGCGGTGTGGACGGATTCGACGGCGAATTTCCCTTCGACGCGGTCTCCCGGCAGTTCGGCCCTCTCGAGGGCGACCGCCTCGAGATCGGGCACGGCAAACCCGACGGGCGCCTGATCTCGCTGGGTTACGGCGACGTCACCGACCGGGATCCCGAAGGGACGATCACCCTCGAGCGCTCGATGCGCGGGGGCGGCACCTACGACGCCCTCGGCGTCCCCAAGGAATCGGGCGACGTCGCAGTGACGAAGTTCCGAGAGGGCCGGTGGTGGTACCCGACGACCTACAGAAGCGAGGAGGGAACGGCGAAGGGGACCTACGTCAACGTCTGTACGCCCCTCGAGCTGTTTCCGGACTGCGTGCGGTACGTCGACCTCTACGTCGACGTGATCCGCACTCCCGACGGCGCAGTCGAGATCGTCGACCGGGAGGAGCTCGAGGACGCGATCGACGACGGGCTCGTCGCGGCGCCGCTTGGTGAGAAGGCCCTCGGCGTCGCCGAGGCCGTCGAGCGAGCGCTCTCGAACTGA
- a CDS encoding DUF7532 family protein: MHFDQRTQRALREVGLATAELQAASEAVVAAVEEDADALESFFDAHETVYSDMEMAHSSADYPEHTVDALDLTTHADEMRGWLRFDSWGVYVEDGRVLSDGSVELTLGPTVHDRVRFAPDRETLR; this comes from the coding sequence ATGCACTTCGATCAGCGAACGCAGCGAGCGCTTCGCGAAGTCGGCCTCGCGACCGCCGAGCTGCAGGCCGCCTCCGAGGCCGTCGTCGCGGCCGTCGAGGAGGACGCCGACGCTCTCGAATCGTTCTTCGACGCTCACGAGACGGTGTACTCGGATATGGAGATGGCCCACTCGAGCGCCGACTACCCCGAACACACGGTCGATGCGCTGGATCTGACGACCCACGCCGACGAGATGCGTGGCTGGCTGCGGTTCGACAGCTGGGGCGTCTACGTCGAGGACGGCCGCGTCCTCTCGGACGGCTCGGTGGAGCTGACGCTCGGGCCGACGGTCCACGACCGGGTCCGGTTCGCGCCCGATCGCGAGACGCTGCGGTGA
- a CDS encoding PrsW family intramembrane metalloprotease, which produces MKRRRDPIERADDESRDLHDVSTWEPRNALDRFSVAAYNGIAYGFQAIVIGVALAITAFLLVQPGVLVIDDPWLAFFFGLSVVPAALLAAFIWYSDITTNEPLGLLVATFILAILFATFAAVVNSVTRPYFQLFGAIGTVLFFYLIVGPVEEAVKLLAVRIFAFRSDTFDAVIDGAVYGAIAGLGFAAIENTIYITGTVAEAQVGTLTAATDIATQRALVGPGHVIYSAIAGYFLGLAKFNREHAGPIVLKGLLIAAFVHGTYNVTVSIVPDVVASLYPIGFGLAFLAYVIVFDLAVGYYLYRKIARYRRTYRNVRGDSDEVPPAELTEFDPPSR; this is translated from the coding sequence ATGAAACGACGGCGGGACCCGATCGAACGGGCCGACGACGAGTCGAGGGATTTGCACGATGTCTCGACCTGGGAGCCACGGAACGCGCTCGATCGGTTCTCGGTCGCGGCGTACAACGGGATCGCGTACGGATTCCAGGCGATCGTCATCGGGGTCGCGCTCGCGATCACGGCCTTCCTGCTCGTCCAGCCGGGCGTGCTCGTCATCGACGATCCGTGGCTCGCCTTCTTTTTCGGGCTCTCGGTGGTACCGGCGGCCCTGCTCGCGGCGTTCATCTGGTACTCGGACATCACGACGAACGAACCGCTCGGCTTACTCGTGGCGACGTTCATCCTGGCGATCCTGTTCGCGACGTTCGCGGCCGTCGTCAACTCCGTTACCAGACCCTACTTCCAGCTGTTCGGCGCGATCGGAACGGTCCTCTTTTTCTACCTGATCGTCGGCCCCGTCGAGGAGGCGGTGAAGCTCCTGGCGGTCCGGATCTTCGCGTTCCGGAGCGATACCTTCGACGCCGTCATCGACGGCGCCGTCTACGGGGCGATCGCCGGACTCGGCTTCGCCGCCATCGAGAACACGATCTACATCACGGGTACCGTCGCGGAGGCCCAGGTCGGTACGCTCACCGCCGCGACCGACATCGCGACCCAGCGGGCCCTGGTCGGCCCCGGTCACGTCATCTACTCGGCGATCGCGGGCTACTTCCTCGGACTGGCGAAGTTCAACCGCGAGCACGCCGGCCCGATCGTTCTGAAGGGGCTGCTGATCGCCGCGTTCGTCCACGGCACCTACAACGTGACGGTCAGTATCGTCCCCGACGTCGTCGCCTCGCTGTACCCGATCGGATTCGGACTCGCCTTCCTGGCGTACGTGATCGTCTTCGACCTCGCGGTGGGCTACTACCTCTACAGAAAGATCGCCCGCTACCGCCGGACCTACCGCAACGTTCGGGGCGATTCCGACGAAGTTCCCCCGGCCGAACTGACCGAGTTCGATCCCCCCAGTCGGTGA
- a CDS encoding riboflavin synthase has protein sequence MFTGIVEETGTIVSRTRTEDGLRLRIGADEVAIGLEHGQSISVSGVCLTVERFENGEWFEVFLATETVERTYLGGLEEGDAVNVERAMPADGRFDGHVVQGHVDAVATVRDVEAVDEDWYFEFELPAGYERYVVEKGSITLDGISLTVAELTADGRVTVAIIPTTYELTTLSEKEPGDPVHLEVDVLAKYVERLLEARFE, from the coding sequence ATGTTCACGGGAATCGTCGAGGAGACCGGAACGATCGTCTCCCGGACCCGGACCGAGGACGGGCTCCGGCTCCGAATCGGCGCCGACGAGGTCGCGATCGGACTCGAGCACGGCCAGAGCATCAGCGTCAGCGGGGTCTGTCTCACGGTCGAGCGGTTCGAGAACGGGGAGTGGTTCGAGGTCTTCCTCGCGACCGAGACCGTCGAGCGAACGTATCTGGGGGGTCTCGAGGAGGGTGACGCGGTCAACGTCGAGCGGGCGATGCCCGCGGACGGTCGCTTCGACGGTCACGTCGTCCAGGGCCACGTCGACGCGGTGGCGACGGTTCGGGACGTCGAAGCCGTCGATGAGGATTGGTACTTCGAGTTCGAGCTGCCGGCAGGGTACGAGCGCTACGTCGTCGAGAAGGGGTCGATCACGCTCGACGGGATCAGCCTCACCGTCGCCGAGTTGACGGCCGACGGCCGGGTGACAGTCGCGATCATCCCGACGACCTACGAACTGACGACCCTCTCGGAGAAAGAACCCGGGGATCCGGTCCACCTCGAGGTCGACGTCCTCGCGAAGTACGTGGAACGGCTGCTCGAGGCGCGCTTCGAGTAG
- a CDS encoding DUF7533 family protein produces the protein MAGVIDTIKLAAVLVLALPAALAGLELLLVRGETAVGAILIGLAVALVLVKRWLTLPSDVPAVVAKRIAGAVRSDGEETTEK, from the coding sequence ATGGCCGGCGTCATCGACACGATCAAGCTGGCGGCCGTCCTCGTCCTCGCGCTCCCGGCCGCACTCGCTGGACTCGAGTTGCTTCTGGTGCGTGGCGAGACGGCCGTCGGTGCGATCCTGATCGGGCTGGCGGTCGCACTCGTCCTCGTCAAACGGTGGCTCACGCTTCCCTCCGACGTTCCCGCCGTCGTCGCGAAACGGATCGCCGGAGCGGTGCGAAGCGACGGCGAGGAGACGACCGAGAAGTAG
- a CDS encoding response regulator: MGTVTASESTNILLVEDNPGDVTLVREAFDEVADDVRIDTVPDGDEAMRVLSERRETGTLPDILLLDLNVPGMHGLELLESLQKSPELTAIPVIVLTCSDDETDIAESYNRRANAYLTKPDSSDGFVSLAQAVDEFWLRTAKLPTAPAV; encoded by the coding sequence ATGGGAACAGTGACGGCGTCCGAATCAACTAATATTCTTCTCGTCGAGGACAATCCCGGCGACGTCACTCTCGTTCGGGAGGCGTTCGACGAGGTCGCCGATGACGTGCGCATCGACACCGTGCCCGACGGTGACGAGGCGATGCGCGTGCTCTCGGAGCGTCGGGAAACGGGTACCCTTCCCGACATCCTGCTGCTCGATCTCAACGTTCCGGGGATGCACGGTCTCGAACTCCTCGAATCACTCCAGAAGAGCCCCGAACTGACGGCGATTCCGGTCATCGTCCTCACCTGCTCGGACGACGAAACCGACATCGCCGAGAGCTACAACCGCCGCGCGAACGCCTATCTCACCAAACCGGACAGCTCCGACGGGTTCGTTTCGCTCGCGCAAGCCGTCGACGAGTTCTGGCTGAGAACCGCAAAACTGCCGACTGCACCGGCGGTCTAG